CGCGCCTTGCGCATGAATCCGTCCTCCTGTGAGAGAACCATGAAGAGGCCTCATGAAATTTGAACTCTATGCTAGCACCAAACCCGTATCGCGCCAGCCCTCAAAGACCCTGTTCCGAGGGTGCCCATACGGGATGATGAGGAGCCAACACATCTTTGCGGCCCAGAAACAGCAGGCGGGGACCCTTCTGCTGCGCAGCATCGGCCTGGCCCGAGCAAAGGCCCGCATCGGCCTTCGCAACCTGGTCTACAACCTCCAGCGCTTCACCTACCTGGTGACGCAGGTCTACGTATGGGCCTGAGGGGCAAGAGTGGCCCCTGATCCCTGGGAAAAGCCCTCCAGGGGGAGAGACAAACCCCGGCAGGGCCTACATGGGGGTGCATCTCGCCGGTTGCACGCAAAAGCGGCCCAAGAAACGGGTTTTGTAGAGGTTCCCTGAAGCACCAGAATCTTGAACATCAGCAGGGGGTCGAAAGGTTTGCGTCCCGCAGGGGAGTTGGTGACCCGCAGGCTTTCCCGGAAGGCACGAAGGGGTTCTTCGAAGATGCGCCAGTCCACCGTCTCCGCAAGGGTCACCAAGGGATCCTTCCCCTTGTCCAGTTGCTGGTAGGCCATCTCTTCGAAGAACAGTTTCCCCTGTCGCATCCTCTCAAACCGCCTCTCCTGGTCGGTCTTGGCCGGAGCCACGAGCGACTCTCAGTTAGTTCAGTGTACTATCCCGGATTGCGTTCCATCTTCCGCTAAAGAACGGATTACTAGAGGAGCCCAAGAGTCACAGGTTTTCTGCTTCCAGAAAGAAGGGTGGACTCTAATGCTGTTTCAGTATGATGTTGATCCAGGTACAGAACTTGAGGATGTGCTCAATAGTTGTCGTAAAGCAGCCCGCCATGGATACGCTATAGCAAAAGAAAATCTTCAGGAAACCGCCGAGGCCATTAAGGGAGTTTCTAACTCGCTATCCAAATGCTTGATGTCGCTTGAAAATGGATCGGTTCGCACTCCTGGAATTGTAAACCAGCTCAAGGCTCAACTATCCGGCGTAGTCACTGAGCTCGAAGGCTTACAAAAAACCTCTGATTTGGCACTGGAGGAACGTCGTAAAAACTTGGACAGTTTTTCCATTACCCTTTTCGGCCGCACTATGGCTGGAAAGTCGACACTAATGGAAATTCTCACGCGTGGAGACGGAGAATCAATCGGCACCGGCTCACAAAGAACCACGCGTGACGTCCGAGGTTATCAATGGAACGGGCTTGAAGTAACAGATGTGCCAGGAGTCGCAGCGTTTGAGGGCGCAGAAGATGAGGAGCTTGCATTTAAAGCTGCCGCCCAAGCCGACCTGGTTCTATTTTTAATAACGGACGATGCTCCCCAGCCGGTTGAAGCGGAATGCTTGGCGCAAGTACGCCGCCTGGGGAAACCCGTCCTGGGAATATGCAACGTCAAGGCCGCCGTAGACGATGAAGATGACCTACTACTATTCCTAAGAGCCCCTCACCGCCCCTTTGATCGAACGCGTATAGATCAACTGCTTCAACAATTTCATCTCCTTGCCGACCAGCACATCCCTGGAAAGCGGATACCTTTCGTGGTGACTCATCTCCGCTCACGTTTTCTCGCATATCAGCCTGGACTTGAAAAGCATCGAAGTAACTTGCTCAAGGCAAGTCGTTTCGATGGCGTTGAATCCCGTATTGTTAACGAAGTCGTCGGTCGAGGTACTTTTTTAAGAGTGAAAAGTTTCGTCGATGGATCTGTTGCCCCCATGATGGATCTTACCGACCTGCTATTAGAGTTTAGTGCTCAAAATTCCAGCAGCGGAAGAGTTTTAATAGATAAAAGACGACAGTTCAGAGATTGGGCACAAGAATTTAGGTCCTCTGGTCAACAGCGGATCAATACTTTGATTTTAAAAGCCATGGATTCGCTCCGTGATAAAGTCCCCTCTTTCGCCGAAGACCATTATGAGGATCGGTCCGCTGGCGAAAGGTGGAAGCGCTTGGTTGAATCAAACGGCGTGATTCGTAAGGTTGAAAGACTTCAAAGAGAACTACTCGATGAATGCAAAAAAGCCCTTAGTGAAGTCGCACGTGAATTAAAATCTGAATTTTCGCTTGTTGCAAGTCTTTCCAGTGACCGCCACATCAAGATGGATAGCATCTTCAATGTGAAGCGTGCATGGAACTGGGGTACAAACATCCTTGCTGGCGGACTGGGAATTGCGGCACTTGTCCTTGGTAGTGGCCCGTTAGGTTGGGCGGCGGCAGCGGTAGGTGCTGTGGGTTCGCTTATCTCTTTGTTTTTCGATGATCGAGAGGAAAAAGCCCGGAGAGCGCGAGAAAAATTAAGTAGGCGGCTTGTCGATAATATCAACAAAATGGAGCGCGACCTCCGAAAGAATTTAGGCGACTGGTTTCATCAAGAACTATTGGGAAAACAGATATATGTTCTTTTGGATGATCTGGGGGCAGTTACATCAGGGCTCTTTGAGCTTGCCGATGCTCAGCGCACACTGGCCTGGACGTTAAACGACCGACAAAAGAAACTGGGACGTACTCTTGCTGAAGAAGCATTAAGCCAACTCGGCGCACCAAGTCTACTTGATTCAATAATGGATGTGGCTAGGGTTCCGGGGCTTGCCACCATGTTTTTGATCCAGCCCAATGTTACATTTCCTGGACATATTCGCAGTGCTCTCGAAAAACTGTTAGGTGAACAAATCTGGTTTGTTATCGATACGAAAAACGCATTTTCTATTCTTTTACAAGCCATCGGACGAAATTGTGAAAAAAGTAAAATTAGCATCGAGGAAAAAATATGTGTTGCGCATGTCCCACTTGATGACCTTGATGCGGTAACTAAAACCCGAGTGAGGCTTGCCCAGCAACTTACAGGCTTCCATGTAATGAGATAAACGAAGGAGGAGATTGTATGGCGACCGAAAAATTCGAATTATATCAATGGACAACCATCGGCAATGATCTGCTTTTTCGTTCAAGGCAGTGTTTGGCGACCGCACCCAGTGAAAAAATACAGATGCTCTCCGGAAGGGTTCCTACTGAAGTTTGTTCGTCTGGCAAGAGCGTAAATCTTGTTTTTGCTGGTCAATACAGCGCGGGAAAGTCCAGCATTATGAAAGTCTTGACTGGGCGTGAAGACATTGCAATTGGCGCAGGCATTACGACCGAAAAAACACATACCTACGATTGGGGCGGAATCACTGTTGTAGACACACCCGGCGTCCATACTCAACTAAGGCCCGATCATGATGAAATTACATACAGAGCAATTGCAGATGCAGACCTCCTTGTCTTTGTTGTGACAAATGAGCTGTTTGACTCTCATCTCGCAAAACATTTTCGTAACCTTGCCATAGAACGTGACAAAGCACATGAAATGATGCTTGTAGTCAACAAAATGAGAAGGTGTGCCAAAGGGAACAGCCAGGAAGCACAGAATGTTATTCGTGAGGATCTTCGCAAGGTCCTCGCCCCTTTCACCCCTGAAGACCTTCGCACTACCTTTATCGATGCTGAGGCCGCCCTCGAGAGCAAAACAGAGACAGATGGCGAAATAGCGAAAATCCTGTTGAAGAAAAGCGGCGTTGATGGATTAACACATGAGCTGAACAGGTTCGTCAGAGAAAAAGGATTGTCTTCTCGGTATACAACAGCGCTTTATAGCCTTGAGCAAATTCTCCAAGAGGCACTTGCTAGCGAATCCACTGGTGATAAGGATATTGATGCACTCGAAGAGCTTTTGTTGCAGCGTCGTCGAGCACTCTTGGATACACAGGATCGCATACCACGGGCTGTCGAAGGAGAAATTCAAAACGCGAGCTCTCAAATCCGCCAGGAAGGTCGAAAGGTCGCGGACATGATCAATGGCTCTGCTGATCAGAAGGCTGTTGATCAGGAGCTGCAAGCCGCCCAGGATCGCGTTCAAAATCTTGCTGAGCAGCTTGAAAAATCTGTTCAGGTTGTCATTGGCAAGCACATGAAAGCATTAGATGATCGCGTTGGCGATATTGCCAACAGTGAGCTTGCTAAAGAATTGCTTCCGCGTCTTGTTCATCGAATTAAGCAGGCATCTATTTCGCCTGAAGCAATGAAAAACCTCAAGAAAGCATCGGATATCTCTTCCAGACTGGGTGAGTTTCTGGTCAGGAATTCCTTTACGCCAAAAACTGGAACCCTCGGAGGCCTTTTCAAACTCAACCAATATTCCGGTACTGCAACACACGGTGCTGTGAAAGCTATTGGTAAATTTTTCGGAAAGTCCTTCAAACCATGGGAAGCGGTCAAATGGACACGTACTGTGGCAAACGTTGGGCGGGTTTTCGCGGTGGCAGGAACGGTTCTTACATTTGTATTGCAAATCAAAGAAGACGCAGATGCGGCTCAGCTTGAAGTTGATCTCAGAGAAAGTCGTTCGGCGGTGAGATCCGGATTTAACGATGCCGCGCATGTGATTGAAATGCACTTTGATAAGGCAACACAATCATTTGTCTCAAGTGCCATTTCTTCCGAGATAGAAAATGTTGATTCACAGTTGAATGAGCTCCGCAATTTGCAGCAAACCCGGAGCGACTTGTTTCAAAACCTGCTCGGTCTGTTGGAAGAGACCAGGGAGCTTATCAAAAGTATTCACTCAACCGAGAGCGAATCCGTTTCATAGGCTCTCGTTTTTTGGGGATTCAAGAGATTACATGTCGGGCAAGTTTGTACATCGAAAAAATGGATGTGCTGGCTGCTGCGGAAACTTCCCGCAGGAAATATATTTTCGTTAAGGGGGCCGAACACGGGACAGGTTCGCTCGTCGCCCATTGTCATCCATTCAAGCAGTTTTACTCCCACGTGCTGGTGAAATTTCAGACGCCCCATATTATACGCCCGGGGTACCTCTGGGAACCTCTAAAAATCCATCCTTCTGCTGCTGAAGGGAACCTCTAAAAATCCATCCTTCTGCTGCTGAAGGAACCACATCAAGGGTAGTACACTGAACCAACCGGGAAATCTCCCGGGAGAAGCAGCACCAAAGCCCACCAGGAGAGGCGGTTTGAGAGGATGCGCCAGGGGAAATTGTTCTTCGAAGAGATGGCCTACCAACGACTGGACAAGGGCAAGGATCCCTTGGTGACCCTTGCGGAGACGGTGGACTGGCGCATCTTCGAGGAACCCCTTCGGGCCTTCCGGGAGAGTCTGCGTACCACCGGCTCCCCTGCGGGTCGCAAGCCCTTCGACCCCCTGCTGATGTTCAAGATTCTGGTGCTTGGGTCTTTGTACAACCTGTCGGATGACGCCATGGAATACCAGATCCGGGATCGTCTCTCCTTTCAGCGCTTCTGCGGTCTTTCCCTGGAGGACCGGGTCCCCGATGCCAAGACGCTGTGGCTGTTTCGGGAACAGCTGACCCAGGCGGGTCTGGTGGAATTCCTCTTCGCCCGGTTCGATGAAGCCCTTCGCCAGATGGGGCTGGAGGCCCGGAAGGGACAGATCGTGGATGCCTCTCTTGTCAGCGTCCCCATCCAGAGGAACAGCCGGGAGGAGAACCGACAGATCCGGGAAGGCAACCCGCCCCAGGAATGGAGCGAAACCAAGGTTCGCCAGAAGGACACCGAAGCGAGATGGACCGTGAAGAACGGCAAGAGCACCTTCGGGTACAAGAACCACATCGAGGCGGACGTCTCCTGCAAACTCATCCGGCGCTATGCCGTCACCCCCGCCTCGGTGCACGACAGCCAGGTTTTCAAGGAACTACTGGATCTCGGGAACACCAGCAAAGACGTCTGGGCAGACTCGGCTTATCGTTCCGCTTCCCACCTGGAGTACCTGCGCCAGGTGGGGTACCGGGAGCACATCCAGAGGAAGGGGACCTCGGGACACCCCCTGACCAGATGGGAGAAACAGGGCAACCGGACTCGATCTCGCATTCGCAGCCGGGTGGAACACATCTTTGCGGCCCAGAAACAGCAGGCGGGGACCCTCTTGCTGCGTAGCATCGGCCTGGCTCGAGCAAAGGCCCGCATCGGCCTTCGCAACCTGGTCTACAACCTCCAGCGCTTCACCTACCTGGTGACGCAGGTCTACGTATGGGCCTGAGGGGCAAGAGTGGCCCCTGATCCCTGGGAAAAGCCCCCCAGGGGGAGAGACAAACCCCGGCAGGGCCTACATGGGGGTGCATCTCGCCGGTTGCACGCAAAAGCGGCCCAAGAAACGGGTTTTGTAGAGGTTCCCTTGATGTGGTCGCGCACAGCAAGAGGTTCCGAATCCAGGGCTGTCGTCGTCTGTTTCTACCCTTGGAAAGGCCCCTGGGGACCCTTCGATTGCCTCCCAAGAGTTGACCAAAAGGATATGTGCGAAAGATGTTGTACGTTACCTGCACGCACAGATCAACCCGCTTTCGGTTGCGCTTCCCCCCGGTTCGGGTAGAATCGCACCTGGTATGAAAACCTACGACGTGGACGTTCAGGGAGTGGATTTCGAGTACGACGGGGAGCCGGTGCTGCGGGGGGTCACGCTGCGAGTCCCCCCGGGGGAGTTTCTGGCCCTGCTGGGACCCAACGGAGGAGGCAAGAGCACCCTGCTGCGTCTTCTGTTGGGGCTGCTGCGCCCTTCCCGGGGCACCGTCCGGGTGCTGGGTCTGCCCCCCGCCCAGGCGGCTCCTCAGGTGGGGTACGTCCCCCAGGAAACGGGGGTGGGGCGGATCTTCCCCATCTCCGCCCTGGAAGTGGCGACGACGGGGAGGCTTCGGCGCCCCGGAGGTCCCCGGCGGTTCGGGCCGGAGGATCGGGCCGCCGCCCGGGAGGCCCTGGAGCGTCTGGGGGTGGGGGACTGCGCCTCCGCCCGGATGCACGAGCTTTCTGGGGGGCAGCGCCAGCGGGTGCTCATCGCCCGGGCCCTGGTGGGGAACCCCCGAATCCTGATGCTGGACGAACCCACCGCCAGCGTGGACCAGAAGACCCAGGGGCTGCTCTACGACCTGCTGCGGCAGTTCTGTCGGGAGGGGGGCACGGTGGTGATGGCGAGCCACGACCTGGTGGCCCTCACCTCCCACGCCACTTCTGTGGCCTGTGTCCAGGGAACGCTGTACCACCACCCGAGGAACGAGGTGACCCAGGGGATGCTGGAGACCCTGTACGGGAGCTGCCCGGTGGAGCTGATCGCCCACGGGGTGCCCCACCGGGTGCTGCATCGGCACGATGCGGAGGGGGATCACCGGTGACGGAGCTGCTCCAGTACGATTTTATGCGCTACGCCCTCCTGGCGGGGCTGCTGGCCAGCCTGGTCTGCGGGATCATCGGTTCCCTGGTGGTGGTGTACCGCATCGTCTTCCTGGCGGGAGGGATCGCCCACACCGCCTACGGGGGAGTGGGGGTGGCCTTCTACTTCGGATTCTCTCCCTTCCTGGGGGCCCTGGGGGCCTGCCTGACGGCGGCCCTGGCCCTGTCGGGGATCACCCTTCGGAAGAAGGATCGGTCCGACGCGGTGGTGGGGGCCCTGTGGGCGGCGGGGATGGCGGTGGGGATCCTCTTCGCGGACCTGACGCCGGGGTACCGGGCGGACCTGATGAGCACCCTCTTCGGCAGCATCCTCACCGTGTCCCTTCCCGACCTGGTCCTTTCCGGGGGGGCGGCCCTCACCGTTCTGGCCCTGGTGGCCTGGAACTATCAGGATTTCCTTGCCTTGGCCTACGACGAGGCCTTCGCCCGAACCCGGGGGGTGGCCACGGGGCGGCTCCACACCCTGGTGCTGGTGCTCACCGCCCTGGCGGTGGTGGTGCTGATTCGGGTGGTGGGGCTGATCCTGGTGATCGCCCTGCTCACCATCCCCCCCTATCTGGCGGAGCGGCGCAGCCGATCCCTGGGGGGGATGATGGTCCTGTCCACCCTCTACAGCGGGGCCTTCGTCCTGGTGGGGCTTGCCCTTTCCTATCGGTTCGATCTTTCCTCCGGTGCCACCATCATCCTGGTGGCCTCGGGGGTCTTTCTGTTGGACGCGGTGTTGCGGTCCCTGCAGGGGCGCGGGGGGCAAGCGGGCCGTTCTTCCCAAGGAGGTGCGGGGCGGTGAGGCGACGCGGGTTGTGGGCGCTGGGATTCCTGGTCCTTCTGGGGGTCGCGTGGGGAGGCTGGAAGGTCTTCTGGCGGTTCGACCCTGCGAAGGCCCTGCCCCGATCCCGAGGGGCGGCGGCGGTGCTGCACCTGGCGGATGGGGCGCGGACGGCGGAGCTGCTTCCCTCGATCTCCCTGCCCCTTCCCCTGGGGCCCTTCGGGGGGATGGGACGGGAGGCCCTGGCCCCCCTGACGGCGGTGCTGGGGGAGACCGCCCTGATGCTGGACGGGGAGGTGCTGCGCTGCGCCTTCCTGCCCCGCTCGGACCGGGGGGAGGAGCTGAAGTCCCTGCTTGAGGGGCGGACGTTCCTGCGTTCGGTCCCCCTTTCCCCGCAGCCGAAGGGGGGGCCCACCTGGCGGCTGGAGCTTCCCTCGGGGGAAAGCCTGTGGATTCAGGAGTTCTCCCGCTTCCCGGTCCATCTGTTCTTCCTGGCGTCCCGCCCCGAGGCCCTGGAGGACATGGGCCGGGCGCGAAAGGGAGAGGGGCGGCTGGAGCTGGATCGGCGGACTCAGGGGGCGGACTACCTCTGGTTTTGCGGGGAGCCCCAGGACTCGGGGGAAGAGGTGCGCACGGAGCTGGCTTGGGGGGGAGACGAGAAGGGGTTCCACGTCTCCTTCGCCACGGACCAGGTGCGCACCCTCCTGGGGGAGCTTCCCGAGGCCGAGAAGCCGCGACGGATCGCCTTTCCCGGCCGGGGGGAGCTGGTGGGGATGCTGGGGGTGGACGGAGGGCTGCTGGCCAGGATGGCGGCGACCGCCCCGGGGGCGATGGATGCCTGGTTTCGGGCCCTGTGGCCCGGGGGAGATCCGGAGGTGTTCCGGAGGGCCTTGGAGACGGGGCGTCTCACCCTTGCCTGGGTGCTTCCGCCGGGGGCTTCGGCTCCCCGGGAGTACCTCTGCCTCCAGCCGGGGGACCGGAAGGAGAGGGACGCCCTGAGGGCGCGGTGGGGGAGTGCCGGTTCGGAGATCTCCCTGGAGGGTTTCGAGGGAGCCCGGGTCCTTTCGGGGGCGCGCCCCCTGACCCTGGCCTGGAGGGATGAGGAGTTCTGGTTCGTCCAGGGGGCCCCGTCGGAGCTGGGGGGGAAGGCGACGGTGCCCGAGGCCCTGAAGGACCTTCCCGCTCCGGTGAACCTGCTGGATCTGATCCTGGACGCCCGGGGCCTGCGCCTTGCCCGGGAACGCTTCCCCCTGCCTCCCGTCCTGGCCTCGGCGGTCCCGTCCTCCCCGAAGGAGGTTGCGGCCCTGCGCTTCCGCCTGCTGGGGCCGGTCCGGGGGGACTTCAGCCTCTTCTTCAAGGGAAAGTAGAAGCCCGAACCACAGGGGGCCCCGGCGGAACCCGCCGGGGCCCCCTCGTTTTGAGCGCTGCCACCCCGTCTAGAGGCGGATGTCCTTGAGTCCTTTCTGGGCCTTGACGATGGAGGAGATGATGGAGGCCATGGACTGGAAGCGTCCGGTGGCTCCCTGCATCACCTGCACCGACTCGTCCATCTGGTGTGCCCCCTGGGCGATCTTGCCGCTGGAGTCCGCCATGAAGGTGTCCACCCGCCCCAGGAACTCCTTGTTGGTCCCCAGGAAGTCCAAAAACCCCGAGAGGGAGCCCCGGATGACCCCGAACAGGTCGCTCACCCGGCGGATGTTCTCCATGGCCTCCCGCACCTGGTCGGAGATGGAAAGCACCCGGGTGGAGATCTTCTCCGAGGCCTCCTTGGACTCGATGGCCAGCTTCTGGACCTCCTGGGCCACCACGGCGAAGCCCTTGCCGTGCTCTCCCGCCCGGGCGGCCTCGATGGAGGCGTTCAGGGCCAGGAGGTTGGTCTGTTTGGCGATCTTCTGGATCTCCCTGGAGATCTTCTCCACCTCCAGGAAGGAGTTGAGGGTCTCGAAGGTGGCGTCCACGGTGCGGGAGACGTCGGCGTTCATGCCCTCCAGGTCCGTGCCGGATCGGCGAAGCTCCTCCTCCAGGCGGAGGTTCATGTCGTGGATCCGCTCCGCGCTGTCCCGGGCCTCCCGGCTGTTCCGGTCGAACTCCCCCACGATGGAGGAGAGGAGGCCCGAGAGGTTCTGGAAGGTGTCGGAGATGTCCCCCAGTTCCCGCTGGACCTCCAGGACCCGCCTTACCAGCACCTCGTCCAGCTGGGACATGAAGGAGTTCATCACGGTGCTGCTGAAGTGGGAGGCGGAAAGGGTACGGATGACCTGCGGCGCGTCGCTCATGGGGCCCTCCCTTTCCGGGGCCTAGCGGGCCGCAGGGCGGGACGAGGTGCCGTAGAAGCTGTCCGCCACGTCCACGCCGCAGCGCAGTTCCCGGAACCAGGCGAGGAACCGCCGCGCCTGTTCGCCCTTCATCACCGCCCCGTGCTGGGGGGCGATGGCCTCCACCCCCAGGGAGGACACCAGGTCCGCCCATTTGCGGCACACCCCGTTGCCCGCCATGTAGCGTTTGTGGAACCCCTCCATGTAGGGCAGGTGGGCGTCGAAGTCCCGCACCTCCTCGTAGCGCTTCCCGGGGGGGAAGACCGCCGCCCCGATGTCCCCGGAGAAGAGGATCCGGGAGACCGGGTCGAAGACGGAGAAGCACCCCGTGGAGTGGAGGAAGTGGCTGGGGATGAACTGGAGCCGGGTGCCCGAGGCCAGGGGAAGGGTTCCCCCTCCGTCGGGGATGGGGACGATGCGTCGCTGGTCGTACACCCCGAAGTGGGGCAGAAAGCGGGTCCAGAGGCCGGAGATGTACACCTTGGCCCGGTCCGCGATGGGCAGCCACAGGGTGATCCCGGAGGAGACGTCCGGGTCCTGGTGGGAGTAGAAGATGTGGCGCACCTGGGAGAGGTCCACCACCTCCGCCACGTTGGCCAGGACCCGGGGGAACACGTGGGCCCCGCCGGGATCCAGGAGGACCACCTCGTCCCCGTCCTGGATGAGGTACTGGTTGGTCTGGACGAACCCCTCCTCCTCCTGCTCCTCCCACCCCAGGTGGAGGAACCGGTGGCGGGGGTCCTCGTAGAGCGTCACGGTGCTGAACAGGCCCATGGGGAAGACCACCTCTTTCCGTGTGAGAGCTGCTGAACTCCCGGAGGGAGCCAAATAAGTATGGTTTCAAGGACCCCTTTTCGCAAGGGGTCAGCGGGCCGCAACGACGCCGGTCTCCGATTCCCCGTCCAGGAAGATGTCGAAGGTCCCTCGATAGAGGCGCACCGCCGGGTGGGAGCCCGTTTCGCAGGGGGTCGTCTCGAACCAGTCGTCCCGGAAGGCGTTGCGGGGTTGCCCCGCGAACACGGGCAGGTAGAGGATGCCGTCGTTGTCCATGTCCAGGAAGAAGTGGGTGCCGTAGGAAAGCTCCGGGGTGAAGCCGTACTGGGGCAGGGACAGCTCCGCTAGGCACCCGCAGTGGCAGATCTGGGCGTACTGCACCGGCACCCCCAGGGCGGGGTTGCGGCTTCCCCAGCGCCCCGGTCCCACCAGCACGTAGGGGGTGCCCCGGAGGCGGCGGTTGAATTCCCCCACCGCCTGGGCTGCCCCCACGGGGTCCCATCGGTTCACGTAGGCCTCCGGGTCCACGTAGACCAGGTGGGAAAGCCCTTCCATGCGCCCGTTGCTCACCATCCGGTCCCCCCGGAGGAGCACCCGTTCCTCCGGCAGATCGGGGATGCGCACCCGGGCCATCTCCTCGAAGGAGGCCAGGGGGCGCATCTGCACCAGGTGGAACTCCTCCCCCTCGGTCTCGTAGGTGAACTCCAGGTCCACGGGGGTGCCCATGGTGGTCTCCAGATGGGCCATGAGCCGGGAGGACAGGTCGAAGAGGTGCCTGCTCCGCTGCGGGAGTCCGGGGAAGGTGAAGAGGGGGCGGGTGGGGATCCCCGGGTCCGCCAGGGTGGAGTGGAGGGCCTCGTCCCCGTAGTGCTCGATGAAGGCCCCGGCGTTGCGATGGTTCCGGAGGATGAAGGGCAGGAAGAGGTGGCTCAGGGATCCGGTGAGGAAGGCCCCGTAGGTCTGATCGATGTAGTCGAAGTCCACCTGGCTGGACTCGGCGATCTGGGAGGGACGGTTGCCCTCCGGGCGCAGGGCGGGGTTGGTGAGGTAGAAGACCCGGGCGTTGCCCCGGTCCACCGTGCGCGTCCCCAGGCCGAAGCAGAGGCGCATCACCCCGTCCTCCTTGCGGACCCGAGGGGTGGGACGCCGGAAGACCCGGGAGAAGAGGGCTCCCGCCAGCTCCGGGTAGTAGTACCCCTCCCGGGGGCGACCCACCACCTGTTGCACCAGCACCGCCATGGACTCCTTGCGGTCCTCCCTTCCGTGCTTGGCCCGATAGGCCCGGGCGGAGGGGTTGAAGAGGGAGGCCCAGACGGTCTTGACGCAGCGCTCCAGGGAGGCGAGGCGTTCCTCCCTGCTTCCCGTGTTGGGGGAGAAGCAGGTCTCGTACTTCCCCGCGAAGGACAGGGAGAGGGAGTCCTCCAGGAGGGAGCTGGAGCGGATCGCCAGGGGGACGTCCCCCGCCTCCTCCAGGATGCGCTCCAGGTCCTCCCTCAGGGCCGGGGACAGGGGGGCCCCGTCGATCCGAGGGCGGACGGATTCCCAGTCCTCCTCGTCGTAGAGGTCTTCCAGGCCCGAGGAGACCAGGAAATCCCCGAAGACCTCCGTGGTGAGGACGTAGGTGAAGTCGGGCAAGCGGATCTGCTCCCCCAGGGCGGAGCCCTCCAGGGAGGAGAGGGCGAAGGCAAGGCCCTTGGCCTTGCCCCCGCACCGTCCCTCTCCGATGAGCCATCCCCGTTGCCGGTACACCGGCTCGGGGTCGAAACGGACGAAGGTGGAAGGGTTCACGAAAGGGCCATCTCCTCCCGGTCAGGGGTGGATGCGGTAGATCGTCCGGGGCCAGGGGATGGCCTCCCGGATGTGCTGGAGGCCGCAGATCCACGCCACCAGCCGTTCGATGCCCATGCCGAAGCCGCTGTGGGGGAAGGAGCCGAAGCGGCGCTGGTCCAGGTACCAGGAGTAGGACTCCTCCGGGAGCTTCTGTTCCCGGATGCGCCCCAGGAGGCGGTCCAGGTCGTCCTCCCGCTGGGAGCCCCCGA
The sequence above is drawn from the Aminomonas paucivorans DSM 12260 genome and encodes:
- a CDS encoding PEP/pyruvate-binding domain-containing protein; protein product: MNPSTFVRFDPEPVYRQRGWLIGEGRCGGKAKGLAFALSSLEGSALGEQIRLPDFTYVLTTEVFGDFLVSSGLEDLYDEEDWESVRPRIDGAPLSPALREDLERILEEAGDVPLAIRSSSLLEDSLSLSFAGKYETCFSPNTGSREERLASLERCVKTVWASLFNPSARAYRAKHGREDRKESMAVLVQQVVGRPREGYYYPELAGALFSRVFRRPTPRVRKEDGVMRLCFGLGTRTVDRGNARVFYLTNPALRPEGNRPSQIAESSQVDFDYIDQTYGAFLTGSLSHLFLPFILRNHRNAGAFIEHYGDEALHSTLADPGIPTRPLFTFPGLPQRSRHLFDLSSRLMAHLETTMGTPVDLEFTYETEGEEFHLVQMRPLASFEEMARVRIPDLPEERVLLRGDRMVSNGRMEGLSHLVYVDPEAYVNRWDPVGAAQAVGEFNRRLRGTPYVLVGPGRWGSRNPALGVPVQYAQICHCGCLAELSLPQYGFTPELSYGTHFFLDMDNDGILYLPVFAGQPRNAFRDDWFETTPCETGSHPAVRLYRGTFDIFLDGESETGVVAAR